A single region of the Chiroxiphia lanceolata isolate bChiLan1 chromosome 22, bChiLan1.pri, whole genome shotgun sequence genome encodes:
- the MAD2L2 gene encoding mitotic spindle assembly checkpoint protein MAD2B, translated as MTTLTRQDLNFGQVVADVLSEFLEVAVHLILYVREVYPIGIFQKRKKYNVPVQMSCHPELNQYIQDTLHCVKPLLEKNDVEKVVVVILDKEHHPVERFVFEITQPPLLSISSESLLSHVEQLLRAFILKISVCDAVLDNNPPGCTFTVLVHTREAATRNMEKIQVIKDFPWILADEQDVHMHDPRLIPLKTMTSDILKMQLYVEERAHKGT; from the exons ATGACAACCCTCACACGGCAGGACCTGAACTTTGGGCAAG ttgttgCAGATGTTCTTTCAGAATTCCTGGAAGTGGCTGTTCACCTCATCTTGTACGTCAGAGAAGTTTACCCCATTGGGAtctttcagaagaggaaaaaatacaatgtACCTGTCCAG ATGTCCTGCCACCCAGAGCTGAACCAGTACATCCAGGACACGCTGCACTGTGTAAAGCCACTGCTGGAGAAG AACGATGTGGAAAAAGTCGTGGTTGTAATCCTGGATAAAGAGCACCACCCGGTGGAGAGATTTGTCTTTGAGATCACCCAGCCACCTCTGCTTTCCATTAG TTCTGAGTCCCTGCTGTCCCACGTGGAGCAGTTACTCCGTGCCTTCATCCTGAAAATCAGCGTGTGCGACGCTGTGCTGGACAACAACCCCCCGG GTTGCACCTTCACAGTTCTGGTTCACACACGGGAGGCTGCCACACGGAACATGGAAAAGATCCAGGTGATAAAG GACTTCCCGTGGATCCTCGCTGACGAGCAGGACGTGCACATGCACGACCCCCGGCTTATCCCCCTGAAAACCATGACATCTGACATCTTAAAG ATGCAGCTCTATGTAGAGGAGCGAGCCCACAAAGGCACCTGA